In one uncultured Devosia sp. genomic region, the following are encoded:
- a CDS encoding glycosyltransferase family 2 protein yields MIILTRDEAVHLLRALDSVAGFARSVHVVDCGSRDGTLEIAQAAGAEVLHHPWRNHASQFQWAVDHIESDAEWILRLDADEVIGADLAARLGTELAQLPPDVTGVNLDRRHMFLGRWIRFGGRYPLTLLRLFRRGQGRIEQRWMDEHIMIESGRAVHFAGEFSDHNLKGLGFFTAKHNDYATREAVDVVGRRLGLLAPDLTVTAARTSRQAALKRFVKERVYYRVPHEISALCYFLYRYLLQLGFLDGRAGLTYHFLQGFWYRFLVGAKVREFERALLACDTAQARRQRLAELTGLEL; encoded by the coding sequence GTGATCATCCTCACAAGGGACGAAGCGGTGCACCTGCTGCGGGCGCTGGACAGCGTGGCCGGCTTCGCGCGGTCGGTGCATGTGGTCGACTGCGGTTCACGCGATGGCACGTTGGAGATCGCGCAAGCTGCGGGGGCTGAAGTGTTGCACCATCCGTGGCGCAATCATGCCAGTCAGTTCCAATGGGCGGTGGACCATATCGAAAGCGATGCCGAATGGATTCTCAGGCTCGATGCGGACGAAGTGATCGGCGCTGATCTGGCGGCGCGGCTCGGGACCGAATTGGCGCAATTGCCGCCCGACGTGACCGGCGTCAACTTGGATCGAAGACATATGTTCCTGGGCCGTTGGATCCGCTTTGGCGGGCGCTATCCGTTGACCCTGCTACGGCTGTTCCGGCGCGGCCAAGGGCGGATCGAACAGCGCTGGATGGATGAGCATATCATGATTGAAAGTGGTCGCGCCGTGCACTTTGCGGGTGAATTCTCGGACCACAATCTCAAGGGACTGGGCTTCTTCACGGCCAAGCACAATGACTATGCCACCCGCGAGGCGGTGGATGTGGTGGGGCGGCGTCTCGGCTTGCTGGCGCCGGATCTGACCGTTACGGCGGCGCGGACCTCACGGCAGGCCGCGTTGAAGCGGTTTGTGAAGGAGCGCGTCTATTATCGAGTCCCACATGAGATTTCGGCGCTCTGCTACTTTCTCTATCGCTACCTACTGCAGCTTGGGTTTCTCGATGGTCGCGCGGGGCTGACCTACCATTTCCTGCAGGGTTTCTGGTACCGCTTCCTGGTGGGAGCAAAGGTGCGGGAATTCGAACGGGCGCTGCTGGCCTGCGACACGGCGCAGGCCAGGCGCCAGCGCCTGGCTGAACTGACCGGGCTCGAACTCTAG
- a CDS encoding GDP-L-fucose synthase, producing MSYDLAGKRIWVAGHRGMVGSALMRRLASEQCELITAGRKTLDLTRQVEVETFLAHTRPDIIILAAARVGGILANDSQPAQFLYENLMIEANVIAAAHANRVQRLLYLGSSCIYPKLAAQPITEDALLTGPLEPTNQWYALAKIAGLKLVEAYRRQYGRDYISAMPTNLYGPGDNFDLQSGHVLPALIRKAHEAKCAGAPSITIWGTGTPRREFLHVDDCADALVFLLKTWSGDGHINVGSGTDLTILELAQMVCRIVGFTGNIICDPSRPDGTPRKLMSADRLQSLGWRPRIDLEQGISRTYAWFRANFPAAQAR from the coding sequence ATGAGTTACGATCTGGCCGGCAAGCGCATCTGGGTCGCCGGCCATCGCGGCATGGTCGGCAGCGCTCTAATGCGCCGTCTGGCATCCGAGCAGTGCGAGCTCATCACGGCTGGCCGCAAAACGCTCGATCTCACGCGGCAGGTCGAGGTCGAGACCTTCCTCGCCCACACCCGCCCCGACATCATTATCCTGGCCGCCGCCAGGGTTGGTGGCATCCTGGCCAATGACAGCCAGCCGGCCCAGTTTCTCTACGAGAATCTGATGATCGAGGCCAATGTCATCGCCGCCGCCCATGCCAATAGGGTGCAGCGCCTCCTCTACCTGGGCTCTTCTTGCATCTATCCCAAGCTGGCTGCTCAGCCGATCACCGAGGACGCCCTGCTCACCGGCCCGCTCGAGCCCACCAATCAATGGTACGCCTTGGCCAAGATCGCCGGCCTCAAACTGGTGGAAGCCTATCGCCGCCAATATGGCCGCGACTACATCTCCGCCATGCCGACCAATCTCTACGGCCCGGGCGACAACTTCGATCTCCAGTCCGGCCATGTCCTGCCCGCCCTGATCCGAAAGGCGCATGAAGCCAAATGCGCAGGCGCCCCATCCATCACCATCTGGGGCACCGGCACCCCGCGCCGCGAATTCCTCCATGTCGACGACTGCGCCGATGCGCTGGTCTTCCTGCTCAAGACCTGGTCCGGAGACGGCCATATCAATGTCGGCTCCGGAACAGATCTCACCATCCTCGAACTGGCGCAAATGGTCTGCCGCATCGTCGGCTTCACCGGCAACATCATCTGCGACCCCAGCAGACCAGACGGCACGCCACGCAAGCTGATGAGCGCAGACAGGCTTCAGAGCCTCGGCTGGCGCCCTCGCATCGATCTGGAACAGGGCATCAGCCGGACCTATGCCTGGTTCCGCGCCAATTTCCCTGCCGCACAAGCACGTTAG
- the gmd gene encoding GDP-mannose 4,6-dehydratase produces MPARKVALITGITGQDGSYLAELLLEKGYQVHGIKRRASLFNTQRIDHLYEDRHLADPRLTLHHGDLTDTSNLTRLIRDIAPDELYNLGAQSHVAVSFEAPEYTSDVDAMGALRLLEAIRFLGLERKTRYLQASTSELYGQVSETPQSETTPFHPRSPYAVAKLYAYWITINYREAYGIHACNGILFNHESPRRGETFVTRKITRGLSHIALGLETCLYMGNIHALRDWGHARDYVGMQWLMLQQDQPDDFVIATGIQHSVREFITWAAADLGITLQFSGDGLDEIGTVACVEGNLAPAVKPGDVIIRIDPRYFRPAEVESLLGDASKASRILGWKPEVTARQLCQEMVLADLKTARRLALLKAHDLDLPLSLDA; encoded by the coding sequence ATGCCAGCGCGCAAAGTGGCCTTGATTACCGGCATTACCGGACAGGACGGCTCCTATCTCGCCGAACTCCTGCTCGAAAAGGGCTATCAGGTGCATGGCATCAAGCGCCGCGCATCGCTGTTCAACACCCAGCGCATCGACCACCTCTATGAGGACCGCCATCTGGCCGATCCGCGGCTGACACTGCATCACGGCGACCTCACCGACACGTCCAATCTCACCCGCCTGATCCGCGACATCGCCCCCGACGAGCTCTACAACCTGGGCGCCCAGTCACATGTCGCAGTCTCCTTCGAGGCGCCCGAATACACCAGCGATGTCGATGCCATGGGCGCTCTGCGTCTGCTCGAAGCCATCCGCTTCCTGGGCCTTGAGCGCAAGACCCGCTATCTCCAGGCCTCGACCTCCGAGCTCTACGGTCAGGTCAGCGAGACACCGCAGTCCGAGACCACGCCCTTCCACCCCCGCTCACCCTATGCGGTGGCCAAGCTCTATGCCTATTGGATCACGATCAACTATCGCGAGGCCTATGGCATCCACGCCTGCAACGGCATCCTGTTCAATCACGAAAGCCCGCGCCGCGGCGAAACCTTCGTCACCCGCAAGATTACCCGCGGCCTCAGCCACATCGCGCTCGGCCTCGAAACCTGCCTCTACATGGGCAATATCCACGCCCTGCGAGACTGGGGCCATGCCCGCGACTATGTCGGCATGCAATGGCTGATGCTGCAGCAGGACCAGCCCGATGATTTCGTCATTGCCACCGGCATTCAGCATTCCGTGCGCGAGTTCATCACCTGGGCTGCAGCAGACCTGGGCATCACCCTGCAATTTTCGGGTGATGGCCTGGACGAAATCGGCACCGTCGCCTGCGTCGAGGGCAATCTCGCGCCCGCCGTCAAACCCGGCGACGTGATCATCCGCATCGACCCACGCTATTTCCGTCCTGCCGAAGTCGAGAGCCTGCTCGGCGATGCCAGCAAGGCCAGCCGCATTCTGGGCTGGAAACCCGAGGTCACCGCCCGGCAACTCTGTCAGGAAATGGTGCTGGCAGACCTCAAGACCGCCCGCCGCCTCGCCCTCCTCAAAGCGCACGATCTCGACCTGCCCCTGAGCCTTGACGCATGA